A genome region from Dickeya chrysanthemi NCPPB 402 includes the following:
- the nagC gene encoding DNA-binding transcriptional regulator NagC, protein MTTGGQTQIGNIDLVKQLNSAVVYRLIDQQGPISRIQISEQSQLAPASVTKITRQLLERGLIKEVDQQASTGGRRAISIISETRPFHTVAVRLGRYDATLALYDLQGKRLEEEHCNLPENTQDSLENALFSVIEQFIARHQRRIRELIAISVVLPGLVDPTAGVVRYMPHISVDNWPLVENLERRFNIHSFVGHDIRSLALAEHYFGATRDCQDSLLVRVHRGVGAGILVNGKIFLGSNSNVGEIGHIQIDPLGDRCHCGNFGCLETVVSNGALEQRARHLLQQGFPSKLTPDACQIDAICKAAGKGDLLARELIEAAGLQLGKAIAIAVNLFNPQRVVIAGEITAADKLLLPAIQRCINTQVLKDFRQNLPVVVSGLQHLSAIGAFALVKRAMLNGVLLQRLLENQ, encoded by the coding sequence ATGACCACAGGCGGACAAACCCAGATAGGGAACATTGATCTGGTCAAACAACTCAACAGCGCGGTCGTGTACCGCCTGATTGACCAGCAAGGCCCTATCTCCCGAATTCAGATTTCAGAACAGAGCCAGTTAGCTCCCGCCAGCGTCACCAAAATTACTCGCCAGCTGTTGGAACGCGGTTTGATCAAAGAAGTGGACCAACAGGCATCAACCGGCGGGCGTCGCGCTATCTCCATCATTTCAGAAACACGACCATTTCATACCGTAGCGGTGCGACTTGGCCGCTACGACGCGACTCTCGCCTTATACGATCTGCAGGGAAAACGGCTGGAAGAAGAGCACTGTAACCTGCCGGAAAACACGCAGGACTCACTGGAAAACGCATTGTTCAGCGTTATTGAGCAATTCATCGCACGCCATCAGCGCCGAATCCGTGAATTAATCGCCATTTCAGTGGTGTTGCCGGGACTGGTCGACCCCACGGCCGGCGTGGTGCGTTATATGCCGCACATCAGCGTGGATAACTGGCCGCTGGTGGAGAATCTCGAACGACGCTTCAACATCCATAGTTTCGTCGGTCATGATATCCGCAGCCTGGCGCTGGCCGAACATTACTTCGGCGCCACCCGGGATTGCCAGGACTCACTGCTGGTGCGAGTCCATCGCGGCGTGGGCGCCGGCATCCTGGTCAACGGCAAAATTTTCCTCGGCAGCAACAGCAATGTCGGGGAGATAGGTCATATCCAGATTGACCCACTGGGCGACCGCTGCCACTGCGGCAACTTTGGTTGCCTGGAGACGGTAGTATCTAACGGCGCGCTGGAACAGCGGGCACGTCACCTGCTGCAACAGGGATTTCCCAGCAAGCTCACGCCGGATGCCTGCCAGATAGACGCTATCTGCAAAGCCGCGGGAAAAGGCGATCTCCTCGCAAGAGAACTGATCGAAGCGGCTGGGCTGCAACTGGGTAAAGCAATCGCCATTGCCGTCAACCTGTTCAACCCGCAACGAGTGGTGATTGCCGGTGAAATTACCGCGGCCGACAAACTCCTGTTGCCCGCAATTCAGCGCTGCATCAACACGCAGGTGCTCAAAGATTTCCGGCAAAATCTGCCGGTTGTGGTTTCCGGGTTACAGCATTTATCCGCCATCGGGGCTTTCGCCCTGGTAAAACGAGCGATGCTCAACGGCGTATTGCTGCAACGTCTGCTTGAAAATCAGTAG